The genomic segment CCCGCCGAGCTCTACGACAACCTCTACGTGCACTACGCCGGTGCCGCCGTCGAGCACATCTTCTCCGTCGCCTCCGGCCTCGACTCGATGGTCATCGGCGAGTCCCAGATCCTCGGCCAGGTCCGCACCGCCTACGCCACCGCGCGTGAGGCGGGCACGGTCGGGCGCGTGCTGCACGAGCTGACCCAGACCACCCTGCGCGTCGGCAAGCGCGTGCAGACCGAGACCGGGCTCGGCGACCTGGGCGCGTCGGTCGTCTCCGAAGCGCTGCGTGCCGCCGGTGAACTGGCGGGCAAGCACGCGCTGGTCGTCGGTGCCGGCTCGATGGGCGCGCTGACCGGGTCGCACCTGCGCAAGGCGGGCATCGGCTCGATCACCGTGGCCAACCGCACCACGGTGAACGCCCAGCGCCTGGCCGCCTCCATCGCCGAGCAGGGCGTGCCGGCCACCGCGGTGGGCATGGGTGAGCTGACCGCGGCGGTCGCCAAGGCCGACGTCGTGGTCACCAGCACCGGTGCCGCCGACGCCGTGCTCGACCCCTCCCACGTGCTCCCGCGCGACGGCCGGGCGCTGGTCGTCTGCGACCTCGGGCTGCCGAGGGACGTCGACCCCGCCGTCGGCGAACTGCCCGGGGTCCGGGTGGTCGACCTGGAGACCGTCCGCCGCCGGATGAGCGCGGCGACCGGTACCTCCGAAACCG from the Amycolatopsis magusensis genome contains:
- a CDS encoding glutamyl-tRNA reductase translates to MSILAIGLSHRTADLAMLERAAVPAAELGKVLHELQQAPHIAEVMVLSTCNRIEVFAVVDAFHGGLSDVSAVLARQAGVEPAELYDNLYVHYAGAAVEHIFSVASGLDSMVIGESQILGQVRTAYATAREAGTVGRVLHELTQTTLRVGKRVQTETGLGDLGASVVSEALRAAGELAGKHALVVGAGSMGALTGSHLRKAGIGSITVANRTTVNAQRLAASIAEQGVPATAVGMGELTAAVAKADVVVTSTGAADAVLDPSHVLPRDGRALVVCDLGLPRDVDPAVGELPGVRVVDLETVRRRMSAATGTSETDRQLAKATGIVLDEVREYLAGQRSAEVTPTVTALRKRAAEVVDAELLRLDNRLPELESAVREELGRTVRRVVDKLLHAPTVRVKQLAGQDAGTDYASALRELFELDPAAPRVVARPSESVPHETDGEPQ